One segment of Anopheles stephensi strain Indian chromosome 3, UCI_ANSTEP_V1.0, whole genome shotgun sequence DNA contains the following:
- the LOC118511341 gene encoding protein PTHB1, whose product MATERTNTCSAKKNNLTAAKLSRNKTSAALATVLWLQIALIVMSLFKVRNWWKTQCPTVEPAYDSFSLHCARLCIEEGEKDSIVVGSHSGQLCIYRPTGGNSNLPDLDAEDAAAEGQPAQGSPSNDPFENVFQHADVILEVQLALPVLGISSGKFTTTNKTDPRLQLAVLHPTKLCIFQIVTIDGLADHGDHTRLVTLYDHPLSKPAFSMCHGPFGGVKGRDFLCVQHLDGSLRFFEQDGISYERTLATDRHIPSPLHYLPRVDCFVTVAPSWVLECYRYQDVAEALESLRRHDPIWSLCVGEYALDLQVHQISNTESVIVMLGENNLLCVSDTGKVRFIKKLDYSPICFHSFVTGWYWEPGARLMLAVVSESGSLLLYESDQIIWSAQLGNVPVAIDRANVTGLPGALVTLGPTGALSIGYLGSEPELFRVPALNLAPFEIARCQKELLELEREIRTGVDPSDASIANAAAERDVKLYVNIAEDTVACTHPTNMPPGVAVEMCQLSMTVQVEPKLEVLQLTVTTDQAIGCSKDAFLFRDVEARSTERFDVWVFPAEPTVPATRTVTVYCSYTNKQGITRVVQKEVLLPLKLFLKPCQPSKEAQHKLTLSVVTAQQTNLGQLFAEFASDGVSTSALGLQPAGGGDGRKVTIVAAKSTNRFRVQSDELGMIGIVLECLIGRLQGREMIDPPSDGDAPARKESSKVLVTINGVPSIGGLLRSLQMHCELRKAVLKLETELESTTGQMRLFERRFVVKLQERSLRALDGILMLLKRNHSSVAKVCQQLKAMRQKMKLAQIDLAAILHLFHLCYTHSANAPGTKHLEHLTGLLTSSVLDSTEQSYEEMLLPVVRFLAQTGPLKNTGEQPDTFDEAFFYTAKQTNERAADVDVTVHSDLLQQQLQRLLGRVNDRFVAAGRTSGSGSGRNSVDFEDQPLPEAHDEEVEEADEANQVEGSEFVALSSTASEWVNYEKMADLPL is encoded by the exons ATGGCAACGGAGCGAACAAACACTTGCTCcgctaaaaaaaacaacctgaCGGCAGCTAAACTGTCAAGGAACAAAACAAGCGCAGCCCTCGCTACTGTCCTGTGGCTTCAAATCGCTCTAATCGTCATGTCGCTCTTCAAGGTACGCAATTGGTGGAAAACGCAATGTCCTACCGTCGAACCGGCGTACGATTCCTTCTCGTTGCACTGTGCCCGGCTGTGCATTGAGGAGGGCGAAAAGGACAGCATCGTGGTGGGATCACATTCCGGTCAGCTATGCATCTACCGTCCGACGGGGGGGAACTCGAACCTGCCCGATCTGGATGCGGAGGACGCAGCTGCAGAAGGGCAGCCGGCTCAAGGCTCACCATCGAACGACCCGTTCGAGAATGTGTTCCAGCATGCGGACGTTATCCTGGAGGTGCAGCTAGCGTTACCCGTGTTGGGCATTAGTAGTGGCAAGTTTACTAC GACGAATAAAACCGATCCCCGCCTTCAGCTGGCCGTGCTACATCCTACCAAACTTTGCATCTTTCAAATCGTGACAATCGACGGACTGGCGGACCATGGAGATCATACGCGGCTTGTCACACTCTACGACCATCCCCTATCGAAACCAGCCTTCTCCATGTGCCACGGTCCGTTCGGTGGGGTGAAAGGACGCGACTTCCTGTGCGTGCAGCATCTGGACGGTTCGCTACGATTCTTCGAGCAGGATGGAATCAGCTACGAACGGACGTTGGCCACCGATCGACACATTCCCTCGCCGTTGCACTACCTGCCCCGTGTGGATTGTTTCGTAACGGTCGCACCGAGCTGGGTGTTGGAATGCTACCGGTATCAGGACGTTGCCGAAGCGCTGGAATCTTTGCGGCGGCACGATCCGATCTGGTCCCTGTGCGTTGGAGAGTATGCGCTTGATCTGCAGGTGCATCAAATTTCCAA CACGGAATCTGTCATAGTGATGTTAGGCGAGAATAATCTGCTGTGCGTGTCGGACACCGGGAAGGTGCGGTTTATCAAAAAGCTCGACTACTCACCGATCTGTTTCCATTCGTTCGTGACTGGCTGGTACTGGG AGCCCGGAGCAAGGCTTATGCTTGCGGTTGTATCGGAAAGTGGTTCCTTGCTCCTGTACGAAAGCGATCAAATCATCTGGTCCGCTCAGCTCGGAAATGTCCCAGTGGCAATTGATCGCGCGAATGTAACCGGACTTCCTGGTGCGCTGGTTACGCTCGGTCCTACCGGTGCCCTCTCGATCGGATATCTCGGCTCCGAGCCGGAACTGTTCCGTGTGCCAGCGCTCAACCTGGCACCCTTTGAAATCGCTCGCTGTCAGAAGGAACTGCTGGAGCTGGAGCGAGAAATACGTACCGGAGTAGATCCGAGTGATGCAAGCATTGCAAACGCAGCCGCCGAAAGGGATGTCAAGCTGTACGTTAACATCGCCGAGGACACGGTCGCCTGTACCCATCCGACAAACATGCCCCCGGGAGTGGCAGTTGAAATGTGCCAACTTAGTATGACGGTACAGGTGGAACCGAAGCTCGAAGTGCTGCAGCTTACCGTCACCACCGATCAGGCGATCGGCTGCTCGAAGGATGCGTTTCTGTTCCGTGACGTAGAGGCACGCAGTACGGAACGATTTGACGTGTGGGTTTTCCCGGCAGAGCCAACGGTTCCAGCCACTCGCACCGTGACCGTGTACTGTTCCTACACCAACAAACAGGGCATCACAAGGGTGGTACAGAAGGAGGTTCTACTCCCACTGAAGCTATTCCTCAAACCTTGTCAACCTTCGAAGGAAGCTCAGCATAAACTAACCCTGTCGGTTGTTACGGCACAGCAGACAAATTTGGGACAACTGTTTGCAGAATTTGCCTCCGATGGCGTCAGTACCAGTGCCCTTGGTCTGCAGCCAGCCGGAGGTGGAGATGGACGTAAAGTTACGATAGTAGCGGCCAAAAGTACGAACCGTTTTCGTGTGCAGTCCGACGAGCTCGGTATGATTGGGATTGTGTTGGAATGTCTCATTGGACGACTGCAGGGACGGGAGATGATTGACCCGCCGTCGGATGGGGATGCACCGGCGCGGAAAGAATCCTCCAAAGTGTTGGTAACCATCAACGGAGTTCCATCGATCGGTGGACTCTTACGATCCTTGCAGATGCATTGCGAGTTACGAAAAGCAGTACTGAAACTAGAG ACCGAGCTCGAGAGTACCACCGGGCAGATGCGCTTGTTCGAGCGTCGGTTTGTCGTCAAGCTGCAGGAACGATCTCTCCGTGCCCTCGACGGGATATTAATGTTGCTCAAACGAAACCACAGCTCGGTGGCTAAGGTTTGCCAGCAACTGAAGGCCATGCGTCAGAAGATGAAGCT TGCTCAGATTGACTTGGCAGCTATTTTGCACCTTTTCCACCTTTGCTACACCCATTCGGCAAACGCACCCGGCACGAAGCATCTCGAACATCTCACAGGACTCTTGACCAGCTCCGTGCTCGACAGTACGGAACAAAGCTACGAGGAAATGCTACTTCCGGTCGTTCGATTTCTCGCTCAAACGGGCCCACTGAAAAACACCGGCGAGCAGCCGGACACCTTCGATGAGGCTTTCTTTTACAccgccaaacaaacaaacgaacgtgCTGCCGATGTGGATGTTACCGTCCACAGTgatttgctgcagcagcagcttcagcgTCTTTTGGGGCGAGTTAACGATCGTTTCGTCGCAGCGGGTAGGACGTCCGGAAGTGGTAGTGGACGCAATAGTGTAGACTTTGAGGATCAACCACTACCGGAAGCACACGATGAAGAGGTGGAAGAAGCGGACGAAGCTAACCAGGTCGAAGGATCGGAATTCGTGGCACTTAGCTCAACCGCTAGCGAGTGGGTTAACTACGAAAAGATGGCCGATCTACCGTTGTAA
- the LOC118511343 gene encoding odorant receptor 4-like isoform X1, which produces MAPLRHWWIPENSRTIMALGMLTCAQADIDNRNRIYGSVVLSNFLRPAPPLECDKRSKQHHPMHLTFEETLKNTNIMLLMMGIPPCEETYPDGVIAAIRRNLGFISSFLLLSYTTFGELIYLLQMFEREVNFLEVTFQAPCIGYCIIAVLKMIILAGRRNMIAELVAMFRTKWSQAIVHDEHWKVCEDTMKPAIRVTSVTALVNVVMGISFTVLPIAEMIYHHYYTGSWNRQLAFNIWWPFDVLSGAKYFWFVYPMYVVIGFTGIIIHMAFDCLFCILAAHLCMHFRILEHNLTHVVEVETRWEDSNDGNMSRLQTTVVNHQALIGCSVFMQSVFGNALFVNFLGSSIIICIQAFMITTVSGYTLVKFILFILCFLIELLMLCAYGEDIVQSSEALINAAYGCQWYEESKPFHRTVLQIIHRSQQPVLLTAWKIWPIQMSTFSRILQASWSYFTLLKTVYGDN; this is translated from the exons ATGGCTCCACTGAGACATTGGTGGATTCCTGAAAATTCACGTACAATCATGGCGCTTGGAATGTTGACGTGTGCTCAGGCGGATATTGATAATAGGAATCGAATTTATGGGAGCGTCG TTCTATCAAATTTCTTACGTCCAGCACCACCATTGGAGTGTGACAAACGATCGAAACAACATCACCCGATGCATCTAACCTTTGAGGAAACGCTTAAAAACACCAACAttatgctgctgatgatgggcATTCCACCCTGCGAAGAAACTTATCCGGACGGTGTGATCGCTGCGATACGAAGAAACCTGGGATTTATTAGTTCCTTTCTATTGCTGTCCTACACGACATTCGGGGAACTCATCTATCTGCTGCAGATGTTCGAACGGGAGGTGAACTTTCTCGAGGTGACATTTCAGGCCCCGTGCATCGGGTACTGCATCATCGCGGTGTTGAAGATGATTATTCTGGCCGGAAGACGGAACATGATTGCCGAACTGGTGGCAATGTTTCGCACCAAATGGAGTCAAGCG ATCGTTCATGACGAGCATTGGAAGGTGTGCGAGGACACGATGAAACCAGCGATCAGGGTCACCTCCGTAACGGCGCTGGTGAACGTGGTGATGGGCATATCCTTCACCGTGCTGCCGATAGCGGAAATGATCTACCACCATTACTACACCGGCAGCTGGAACCGGCAGCTGGCCTTCAACATCTGGTGGCCGTTCGATGTGCTGTCGGGGGCCAAGTACTTCTGGTTCGTCTATCCAATGTACGTGGTGATTGGTTTTACGGGCATCATCATTCATATGGCATTTGACTGTTTGTTCTGCATACTGGCCGCCCATCTGTGCATGCACTTTCGCATCCTGGAGCACAATCTCACCCATGTGGTCGAGGTAGAAACGCGGTGGGAGGACAGCAACGATGGTAACATGTCTCGTCTTCAAACTACAGTCGTTAATCATCAGGCTTTGATTGG GTGCAGCGTTTTCATGCAGAGCGTGTTCGGTAATGCGTTGTTTGTCAACTTCCTGGGCAGCTCCATCATTATCTGCATCCAGGCGTTTATGATCACG ACCGTGAGCGGATATACTCTGGTTAAGTTTATACTGTTTATACTATGCTTCTTGATTGAGCTACTGATGCTGTGCGCTTACGGTGAGGACATTGTGCAATCG AGTGAAGCCCTCATAAACGCAGCTTACGGTTGCCAGTGGTATGAGGAGTCAAAGCCGTTCCATCGGACTGTGCTACAGATTATACACCGTAGTCAACAACCAGTCCTGCTTACTGCCTGGAAAATCTGGCCCATTCAAATGAGTACCTTCAGCAGG ATTTTGCAGGCTTCCTGGTCCTACTTTACTCTACTAAAGACGGTCTATGGAGACAACTAA
- the LOC118511343 gene encoding odorant receptor 4-like isoform X2, which yields MHLTFEETLKNTNIMLLMMGIPPCEETYPDGVIAAIRRNLGFISSFLLLSYTTFGELIYLLQMFEREVNFLEVTFQAPCIGYCIIAVLKMIILAGRRNMIAELVAMFRTKWSQAIVHDEHWKVCEDTMKPAIRVTSVTALVNVVMGISFTVLPIAEMIYHHYYTGSWNRQLAFNIWWPFDVLSGAKYFWFVYPMYVVIGFTGIIIHMAFDCLFCILAAHLCMHFRILEHNLTHVVEVETRWEDSNDGNMSRLQTTVVNHQALIGCSVFMQSVFGNALFVNFLGSSIIICIQAFMITTVSGYTLVKFILFILCFLIELLMLCAYGEDIVQSSEALINAAYGCQWYEESKPFHRTVLQIIHRSQQPVLLTAWKIWPIQMSTFSRILQASWSYFTLLKTVYGDN from the exons ATGCATCTAACCTTTGAGGAAACGCTTAAAAACACCAACAttatgctgctgatgatgggcATTCCACCCTGCGAAGAAACTTATCCGGACGGTGTGATCGCTGCGATACGAAGAAACCTGGGATTTATTAGTTCCTTTCTATTGCTGTCCTACACGACATTCGGGGAACTCATCTATCTGCTGCAGATGTTCGAACGGGAGGTGAACTTTCTCGAGGTGACATTTCAGGCCCCGTGCATCGGGTACTGCATCATCGCGGTGTTGAAGATGATTATTCTGGCCGGAAGACGGAACATGATTGCCGAACTGGTGGCAATGTTTCGCACCAAATGGAGTCAAGCG ATCGTTCATGACGAGCATTGGAAGGTGTGCGAGGACACGATGAAACCAGCGATCAGGGTCACCTCCGTAACGGCGCTGGTGAACGTGGTGATGGGCATATCCTTCACCGTGCTGCCGATAGCGGAAATGATCTACCACCATTACTACACCGGCAGCTGGAACCGGCAGCTGGCCTTCAACATCTGGTGGCCGTTCGATGTGCTGTCGGGGGCCAAGTACTTCTGGTTCGTCTATCCAATGTACGTGGTGATTGGTTTTACGGGCATCATCATTCATATGGCATTTGACTGTTTGTTCTGCATACTGGCCGCCCATCTGTGCATGCACTTTCGCATCCTGGAGCACAATCTCACCCATGTGGTCGAGGTAGAAACGCGGTGGGAGGACAGCAACGATGGTAACATGTCTCGTCTTCAAACTACAGTCGTTAATCATCAGGCTTTGATTGG GTGCAGCGTTTTCATGCAGAGCGTGTTCGGTAATGCGTTGTTTGTCAACTTCCTGGGCAGCTCCATCATTATCTGCATCCAGGCGTTTATGATCACG ACCGTGAGCGGATATACTCTGGTTAAGTTTATACTGTTTATACTATGCTTCTTGATTGAGCTACTGATGCTGTGCGCTTACGGTGAGGACATTGTGCAATCG AGTGAAGCCCTCATAAACGCAGCTTACGGTTGCCAGTGGTATGAGGAGTCAAAGCCGTTCCATCGGACTGTGCTACAGATTATACACCGTAGTCAACAACCAGTCCTGCTTACTGCCTGGAAAATCTGGCCCATTCAAATGAGTACCTTCAGCAGG ATTTTGCAGGCTTCCTGGTCCTACTTTACTCTACTAAAGACGGTCTATGGAGACAACTAA